TGTAAATGGGCATTAAAAATGCGAATTAATTTGCCGTTTACCTCTACATCTGCATAAGCCACTATATTTCCGGTGGAGTTGCTGAATACAATTTTATCAGGATTGGACAATGGGTATTTTGAAAAAATAGCTTCCCCCCAATGATCTTTACCTCTCAGTGAAAGTGTTTTTTCAAAATGGTAATATTTATAGCCTAATTCATTGACCAGCAACTTAATGTTATGTAACTCGCCTTTGTCTTCGGTATAAAACTCCTGAAAACAAATAATATCGGGATTTTCTGCTCGAATCAAATTCAGCATCCTGTCTCTGGCAGGGATATTTTCTTTCCAGTTATACAAATCAAAATTGCGAACATTATAACTCATTACCTTTAACATCTGAATTTTCCCTTCGGTGGCAGACTTTGGCACAGAGGTGTTGAGGTTTAAGGCCACAGTTTTAGAAAACATATTGTAGCCAATCAGCAACACGATAAGCATGTAAAAAAACTGCTTCCACTTCTTTCTGAGCAACCAGTACAGGGTAAAAAAAAGATTAACCAACAGAATATAGGGATAACCTAATGCCAAAACAGCAGGTATCCACAGGGTTTCAGGATTGATAAATGGAGCTGTATAGGTACACAGCAATACAACAATCGCAAGGAGATTGAAAAAATAGACCAATTTGTCAAACCAACTAAGCTGCCTTGCTGAATTCATAATATCCCATTGTTGCAGGAAGTATCAAAAACGGAATTATCAACAATAAAGTTTGAATTGCCGGAATTGCAATTAACGCGCTGATAAATGGAAATTGTCTGAAAGGTATTTGAAAAAAGAGACAACAAAAAGAATACGGATGAGAAAAATCAAAATAACAATAAAGAAACTGACATACATAAAAACCCAAGCATATAGCCATTATATACCTCTCGGGGTTGGTGTGCATTTAAAATCAGACGTGAAGTACCTACGGCTCCGGTTAAAAAAATAACCAACATCAAAGCCCAGGCGATATTGAAAATACTGATACCAGAAACAAATAACACCACAGCAAAAGCGCCTCCCATTCCAATGGCATGAATGCTTATTTTCTCGACCATTATATTAACAATCATGGACAAAAACAAGGCAATGGTTGCTCCAAACATCATTTTAGCGGCTATAACCGGCAATTGCTCCCGATACAATACGGTGCAGGTCCATGTGTATAAAAACGCCATCGGCATGAAAACCAAAATGCGTTGCTTGCGGTCAGTAACCTGAAAACTGTCAATAAAATCGAGGCGACGCATCAGGAAAACTATCATCAACGGAAACAAAAGGGTGTAAAGAGCAATGGTTCTGACCACAAAAACAGCTTGACCTGAGGTATAAAAACCAAAAATATTTGGCAAGACCCAAACAATAAACATTGCCAGATAAGTAGGAATCAATACAGGATGCAGCAAAACAGATAATAGATGGGCGACGACTTTGATGCCCGAAAGAACATTTGGCTTTTCTGTATTGAAATCTGAAGGTTTAGGCAAAGGTACTTGTTGTTCCATATTTATATTTTCATTGCCGGGTAAAAAACCTGTGTTGAAACTGATTGGTTGAAATACCGGATAATTCAACAAAAATATATACCCCTGAAATTTAGCAATAACATGCAATTCTGTTATACCGCTTATATCTTTTTTCTAAGTCTTGCTACGGGAATGTCCAAATGTTCGCGGTATTTGGCAACGGTACGGCGGGCAATATTATACCCTCGTTTAACCAGTTCTTCCGTGATTTTCTGATCAGACAAGGGGCGTTTTTTATTCTCTTGTCCTATCAGATCAGACAAAATCTTTTTGATTTCTCTGTTCGACACTTCCTCTCCGCTATCGGTTTGCATAGCCTCGGAGAAGAAAGATTTAAGCGAAAAAGTCCCAAACTCAGTTTGCACAAATTTACTGTTAGAAACGCGCGAAATAGTCGAAATGTCTAAATTGGTAATATCGGCAACATCCTTGAGAATCATAGGTCGCAACTGCGTTTCATCACCGGTAATAAAATAATCGTGCTGATAACTGAGAATAGCTTCCATTGTTTTCAGCATAGTTGTTTGTCTTTGCTTGATGGCATCTATAAACCACTTGGCAGAGTCAATTTTTTGTTTTATAAACAAAATAGCTTCACTTTTTTGTACGT
This is a stretch of genomic DNA from Sphingobacteriales bacterium. It encodes these proteins:
- a CDS encoding endonuclease/exonuclease/phosphatase family protein, which gives rise to MNSARQLSWFDKLVYFFNLLAIVVLLCTYTAPFINPETLWIPAVLALGYPYILLVNLFFTLYWLLRKKWKQFFYMLIVLLIGYNMFSKTVALNLNTSVPKSATEGKIQMLKVMSYNVRNFDLYNWKENIPARDRMLNLIRAENPDIICFQEFYTEDKGELHNIKLLVNELGYKYYHFEKTLSLRGKDHWGEAIFSKYPLSNPDKIVFSNSTGNIVAYADVEVNGKLIRIFNAHLQSFKLADKEVKYISELSGNLNDNPLKQTALQKAKDIVVKLGGGFQKRSTQARVLAEHIQKSPHPVVVCGDFNDVPASYTYRTISKNLQDAFLKSDFGMGKTYNALTPNLRIDYILHDPTMVSHGFSILKKDYSDHYAIVCTLELPPK